One Salvia splendens isolate huo1 chromosome 22, SspV2, whole genome shotgun sequence DNA segment encodes these proteins:
- the LOC121786078 gene encoding putative late blight resistance protein homolog R1B-14 codes for MAYAALDSLAEDLDMILDHQSCLRCLILSERSLEPCILFQKKQHIERLHENIVFFLYFLGDFAREGHILKARITNAANQAKNLFHNLNSSEPGQLLWTAADRNRETFCHELEKSIAETDLIRQEAMHIKSSRKVHTPSTETGDGVVGLKEVLLEIKSRLCQGSKELRIIPIVGMGGIGKTTLARYAYDDPLSVQHFDIRAWLTISQSYNIETILRTALRSIKDVFDSCVSFWGEDDELLKDNVYRYLKGRRYLIVMDDLWDTNVWDELRRMFPDDLNGSRIIVTTRESKVASYADSLGHPHQMHLMSVDQSWMLLKERVFGCESCPLELEEIGEVIAEKCRGLPLAVVVIAGVLSNNGNQRKDYWENIARNVSKVVYTNDEQFNEILTLSYGFLPSPLRLCFLYMGCFPEDYEINVSKLIKLWLAEGFLASNESQDMEELGYEYLEELVTRSLVLINKIGTDGRIRTVKIHDLLRDLCLRKCEDENFACTINEFSGSFPQGIQNSNRLSVFCNISGNIPSMETSTMHTIILFKHWAFDSWKSFRLLCIFDGLSVPICQTSSSDIYIGELIHLRYLALTCESVRQTIILVSNSLYHLQNLQTLIIKIRAFTRDVVSKFGYVMESFYSDMSEHQEYMEFEFWRMPNLRHLILLDGFLPDPSTKSFKQIYMENLQTLCLIRDFKCSERFLEMLPNLKKLGVIYSYKSTYETGWSQYCLLNLVRLNRLEKLNVYAEPYPTGKGYDLSRNIAFPLALKKLSLSGCRFPWEDMGMIGLLPNLQVLKLKRHACDGPEWETSDGEFCELKVLLIDSTDLVQWTTESCHFPKLEQLTLFECNNLRDIPCEIGEIATLQLIEVDIRNSSVVESAVLIKEEQESCGNELQVGLLRSRRWEKYTSWYYND; via the exons ATGGCATATGCTGCTCTTGATTCACTCGCGGAAGATCTAGACATGATCCTGGATCATCAATCGTGTCTACGTTGTCTAATTCTTTCCGAACGTAGTCTTGAACCTTGCATTCTGTTTCAGAAGAAGCAACACATTGAAAGGCTGCATGAAAACattgttttctttttatattttcttgggGATTTCGCAAGAGAAGGTCACATACTCAAAGCACGCATCACAAATGCAGCAAATCAAGCAAAGAATCTCTTTCACAACCTCAATTCCTCCGAG CCTGGCCAGCTGCTGTGGACTGCAGCAGATCGCAACAGGGAAACGTTTTGCCACGAATTGGAAAAGTCAATTGCAGAAACAGATCTCATCCGGCAAGAAGCGATGCACATCAAAAGTAGCAGGAAAGTTCATACGCCATCAACAGAGACGGGCGATGGCGTGGTTGGGCTCAAAGAAGTCCTATTGGAGATAAAGAGTCGGCTATGTCAAGGATCAAAAGAGCTCAGAATCATCCCCATTGTTGGGATGGGAGGCATTGGGAAGACCACTCTTGCGAGGTATGCCTATGACGACCCTTTAAGTGTTCAACACTTTGACATTCGTGCTTGGCTCACAATATCCCAAAGTTATAACATAGAGACAATTCTTCGCACTGCTTTGCGTTCCATCAAGGATGTGTTCGACAGTTGTGTTTCGTTTTGGGGTGAGGACGATGAGTTATTGAAAGACAATGTATATAGATACTTAAAAGGGAGGAGATATCTAATCGTGATGGATGATTTGTGGGATACAAATGTGTGGGATGAGTTACGAAGGATGTTTCCAGATGATCTTAATGGGAGTAGAATTATTGTAACTACAAGGGAGTCAAAGGTTGCTTCTTACGCCGACTCTCTTGGCCATCCTCACCAGATGCATTTGATGAGTGTTGACCAAAGCTGGATGTTACTTAAAGAGAGAGTGTTTGGATGTGAAAGTTGCCCTCTCGAACTGGAGGAAATTGGAGAGGTCATAGCAGAAAAATGTAGAGGGCTTCCACTTGCAGTTGTGGTAATAGCTGGGGTTCTCTCTAATAATGGCAATCAGAGGAAAGACTACTGGGAAAACATTGCTAGGAATGTATCCAAAGTTGTTTACACAAATGATGAACAATTCAATGAGATATTGACTTTGAGTTATGGGTTCTTGCCTAGTCCTCTAAGGCTTTGTTTTCTGTATATGGGGTGTTTCCCAGAAGATTATGAGATCAATGTGTCAAAACTCATCAAATTATGGTTAGCAGAGGGTTTTCTTGCATCAAATGAATCTCAAGACATGGAAGAGTTGGGATACGAGTATTTGGAAGAATTGGTTACAAGAAGTCTTGTCTTGATCAATAAAATAGGAACCGATGGCAGGATTAGGACAGTGAAGATCCATGATCTCTTGAGAGACCTCTGTTTGCGAAAATGTGAGGACGAGAACTTTGCTTGCACCATAAATGAGTTTTCGGGCAGCTTTCCTCAAGGTATTCAGAATTCAAATCGCCTTAGTGTATTTTGTAACATCTCTGGTAACATTCCAAGCATGGAAACCTCAACTATGCATACCATCATTCTTTTCAAGCACTGGGCTTTTGATTCCTGGAAAAGTTTTAGACTTCTATGCATATTTGATGGATTAAGTGTACCTATATGCCAAACATCTAGCTCTGATATATACATTGGTGAGCTAATTCACTTGAGATACCTTGCTTTGACATGTGAGTCTGTTAGACAGACGATCATACTCGTATCTAACTCCTTATACCATCTTCAGAATCTCCAGACCTTAATCATCAAAATCAGAGCATTTACCCGAGATGTGGTTTCCAAATTTGGTTATGTGATGGAATCTTTTTATAGTGACATGTCTGAACATCAGGAGTATATGGAATTTGAATTTTGGAGAATGCCAAACTTGAGGCACCTCATCTTGTTGGATGGATTCCTGCCTGATCCCTCCACAAAGAGTTTCAAACAGATTTATATGGAAAATCTGCAAACACTCTGTCTCATTAGAGATTTTAAGTGCTCTGAGAGATTTTTGGAAATGCTACCAAACTTAAAGAAGTTGGGAGTTATTTACTCATACAAGAGCACATATGAAACAGGATGGTCACAGTATTGCTTGCTGAATCTTGTTCGTCTAAATAGGCTGGAAAAGTTAAACGTGTATGCAGAGCCCTATCCGACCGGGAAGGGTTATGATCTGTCTCGGAACATTGCCTTCCCATTGGCATTGAAAAAGTTGAGCTTAAGTGGGTGCAGATTTCCGTGGGAGGATATGGGAATGATTGGATTGCTGCCTAATCTTCAAGTGCTCAAACTGAAACGGCACGCCTGTGATGGGCCCGAGTGGGAAACAAGTGACGGGGAATTCTGTGAACTGAAAGTACTGCTAATTGATAGCACGGATCTCGTTCAATGGACGACAGAGAGTTGTCATTTCCCCAAGCTTGAGCAGCTAACTCTGTTTGAATGCAATAACTTGAGGGATATCCCGTGTGAGATTGGAGAGATAGCAACGCTTCAGCTGATCGAAGTTGACATCAGGAACTCGTCTGTGGTGGAATCTGCAGTACTTATTAAAGAAGAGCAGGAAAGCTGTGGTAATGAACTACAGGTCGGTTTACTCAGGTCACGCAGATGGGAGAAATACACTTCATGGTACTATAATGATTGA
- the LOC121787810 gene encoding uncharacterized protein LOC121787810, with the protein MDYDYTITYAQKSLDSTMPWIGMYIAAASAVCTLAMAADAFIGFRSNKYWLPCKYFSLNAFSLTLLAVAMKLPIDLTNVDVTYRDKYARIGSVVLMSTAMSNFMTSLGSMENNEIVVNMAALGILVITIAANVIIHLAQMQSSVTRVLLPEVVMSVVIMFSFLSTLCCVSLMAPGAKRYIGLKYDEMHESVSNRQVEWGRFSVDEVENMVKAYWVMAQTSRSQFVLARSAISCISGLLCLFIALLLVEARFANRLLFHWYIQNIKGRSESDYGWSVGWILNTQSIGVAMGTIAPLLRWFVASWLKISETERRSFRDELEVEKYWTWRLVEWRDRSLPFQLPNRLCKKLFRDARRSFLNFCIRGQILFVSAAKLVLFLSARLGSAVFLRFCKTKGSVLAGGHKSKEGEHADFRQYVLLLEGEPQLPYKILHNICNEADKLIQIGEKRQPENLIQLFKKSSNFCGVGRFDSSHVPSLHSQEPPNCWSLPVVTLTAISLALTYDKAIQLLKCVSEGFPIVKLIEETLDRTRELENMRNVADVVWDEVENNKKWDGEDLKSMRVRGTACKETLQNLSNRAGKTVTDFLAQANDILMQNPLNWPRRVIAAISMYRISQTILLGIGDGEHQDDDELFESISITISDILAACLTNLVQVIRLKCHRNDIREREDSVRRAVILLGESKEILKILQLRVLPSLDVEKAAKIDEWRASMALDHIV; encoded by the coding sequence ATGGATTATGATTATACTATTACTTATGCGCAAAAATCACTGGATTCAACTATGCCATGGATAGGCATGTATATTGCAGCAGCTTCTGCCGTCTGCACACTTGCCATGGCGGCCGATGCTTTCATTGGCTTCAGAAGCAACAAGTATTGGCTTCCGTGTAAGTATTTCTCTCTCAACGCTTTCTCCCTCACACTCTTAGCAGTAGCCATGAAACTGCCAATAGATCTAACAAATGTGGACGTCACCTACCGTGATAAATACGCAAGGATTGGCAGCGTTGTTTTGATGTCGACTGCTATGAGTAATTTCATGACATCTTTGGGTTCCATGGAGAATAACGAAATTGTAGTAAACATGGCAGCGTTAGGCATTCTTGTCATCACTATTGCTGCAAATGTAATCATTCATCTTGCTCAGATGCAGAGCTCTGTAACTAGAGTGTTGCTGCCCGAAGTGGTTATGTCTGTTGTCATCATGTTTTccttcctttcaacattatgtTGTGTGTCACTGATGGCTCCGGGAGCCAAAAGATATATAGGATTGAAGTATGATGAAATGCACGAATCAGTTTCGAATAGACAAGTAGAGTGGGGAAGGTTTAGTGTTGATGAAGTTGAAAATATGGTGAAAGCGTATTGGGTGATGGCTCAAACTAGCAGATCCCAATTCGTTCTCGCAAGGTCTGCCATTTCTTGTATATCAGGACTCTTGTGTCTTTTCATAGCTCTATTGTTGGTAGAAGCTCGGTTTGCAAATAGACTTTTGTTCCATTGGTATATCCAAAATATTAAGGGGAGAAGTGAATCAGACTATGGCTGGTCTGTCGGCTGGATTTTAAACACTCAGTCAATAGGAGTGGCAATGGGAACTATTGCTCCTCTGTTGAGATGGTTCGTTGCTTCATGGCTAAAGATTTCTGAGACGGAGCGAAGGAGCTTCAGAGATGAACTCGAGGTTGAGAAATACTGGACTTGGAGGCTAGTGGAGTGGAGAGACAGATCACTTCCTTTTCAACTTCCAAACCGCTTATGCAAGAAGCTTTTTCGTGATGCAAGAAGATCTTTTCTGAATTTCTGCATCCGAGGTCAGATTCTCTTTGTTTCAGCTGCAAAATTGGTTTTATTCCTCTCTGCTAGACTTGGTAGTGCAGTTTTCTTGCGTTTCTGCAAAACTAAAGGATCTGTTTTAGCGGGAGGACACAAATCAAAGGAAGGAGAACACGCGGATTTCAGGCAATATGTTCTTCTACTTGAAGGTGAGCCACAGTTGCCTTATAAAATCCTCCACAACATCTGCAACGAGGCGGATAAGTTGATACAAATAGGCGAAAAAAGACAGCCCGAGAATCTGATCCAACTTTTCAAGAAATCTTCAAACTTCTGTGGGGTGGGACGATTCGACAGCAGCCACGTTCCAAGTTTGCATTCTCAAGAACCTCCAAATTGCTGGTCTCTGCCCGTGGTGACTTTGACGGCCATTTCACTTGCTCTTACTTATGACAAGGCCATCCAGTTATTGAAGTGTGTGAGTGAGGGCTTTCCTATTGTGAAGCTTATCGAGGAAACTCTAGACAGAACCAGAGAGTTAGAAAACATGAGAAATGTAGCGGATGTGGTTTGGGATGAAGTTGAAAATAACAAGAAATGGGATGGAGAGGATTTGAAGAGCATGAGAGTGAGAGGCACAGCGTGCAAGGAAACACTCCAAAACCTTTCTAACAGGGCAGGAAAAACCGTGACAGATTTTTTGGCTCAAGCGAATGATATTCTAATGCAGAACCCTCTGAATTGGCCTCGTAGAGTTATTGCTGCTATTTCAATGTACAGGATTTCTCAAACGATCTTACTAGGAATTGGAGATGGCGAGCACCAAGATGATGACGAGCTATTTGAGAGTATATCGATCACCATCTCAGATATACTAGCAGCGTGCCTCACGAATCTAGTGCAGGTCATCAGGTTAAAGTGTCACAGAAACGACATCAGAGAAAGGGAGGATAGTGTGAGGCGAGCAGTGATTCTTCTTGGTGAGAGCAAAGAGATTCTTAAAATTCTGCAGCTGCGTGTGCTTCCGAGTTTGGATGTGGAGAAAGCTGCTAAGATTGACGAGTGGAGGGCATCCATGGCACTGGATCATAtagtatag
- the LOC121787808 gene encoding uncharacterized protein LOC121787808, which translates to MESNDIVPNMAALGILVLTVAGNIIIHTIQMHSSGSVLYFVLPQQVTSSVIMLLFLVTFCCMSLMVPGAKRYIGLKYDEMHGSVSNRQVEWGRFSSDELENMVKGYWAMAQTSCPQFVLARSAVSSVSGLKCLLTALVLVEARFGKNSLETLEPRLCIGVAVGTIAPLLRWFAASWFKICEMERKSLRDELKVDKYWTWRLVEWRDGSLPFQVQNRVCKKLLRVAVRFVMNFCIRVQILFVLASKLVLFLSARFGSAVLFCFCKNESPVLGPISESSDETQVDFRQYVLLLEGEPQLPFKILKNICNEADKLIKVGEKRQPENLIQLLKKSSSFDGVGLFDSRHVPCLHSQEPPNCRSLPVATLTAISLALLNIDDENANQLLVCISEGLPIVKLIEETLDITGELESIRKAAVVVWDGVELYKKWNETDLKSTRLRGATHKETLQKLANIAEKTEEICD; encoded by the exons ATGGAGAGCAATGATATTGTACCAAACATGGCTGCTTTAGGCATTCTAGTCCTCACTGTTGCTGGAAATATAATCATTCATACGATTCAAATGCATAGCAGTGGATCCGTGTTGTATTTCGTGCTTCCCCAACAGGTTACATCTTCTGTCATCATGCTCCTCTTTCTTGTTACGTTCTGTTGTATGTCGTTGATGGTTCCGGGAGCTAAGAGATACATAGGATTGAAGTATGATGAAATGCACGGATCAGTTTCGAATAGACAAGTGGAGTGGGGAAGGTTCAGTAGTGATGAACTTGAAAATATGGTGAAAGGGTATTGGGCGATGGCTCAAACTAGCTGCCCTCAGTTTGTTCTAGCAAGGTCTGCCGTTTCTTCTGTTTCTGGACTTAAGTGTCTTCTCACAGCTCTAGTTTTGGTAGAAGCTCGGTTTGGGAAAAATAGCCTCGAAACTCTAGAGCCTCGGCTT TGTATCGGAGTGGCAGTGGGAACTATCGCTCCTCTGTTGCGATGGTTCGCTGCTTCGTGGTTCAAGATTTGTGAGATGGAACGAAAGAGCTTAAGAGATGAACTCAAGGTTGACAAGTACTGGACTTGGAGGCTGGTGGAGTGGAGAGACGGATCACTTCCGTTTCAAGTGCAAAACCGCGTATGCAAGAAGCTGCTACGGGTTGCTGTAAGATTCGTTATGAATTTCTGCATTCGAGTTCAGATTCTGTTTGTTTTAGCAAGCAAACTAGTTCTGTTCCTCTCTGCTAGATTTGGTAGTGCAGTTCTCTTTTGTTTCTGCAAGAATGAAAGtcctgttttagggcctatatCCGAATCAAGTGATGAGACACAAGTGGATTTTAGGCAATATGTTCTTCTACTTGAAGGTGAGCCACAGTTGCCTTTTAAAATCCTCAAGAACATCTGCAACGAGGCggataaattaataaaagtagGCGAAAAAAGGCAGCCCGAGAATCTGATCCAACTTCTAAAGAAATCTTCAAGCTTCGATGGAGTGGGACTATTTGACAGCAGACACGTTCCATGCTTGCATTCTCAAGAACCTCCGAATTGCAGGTCTCTGCCCGTGGCGACTTTGACAGCCATTTCACTTGCTCTTCTCAACATTGATGATGAGAATGCAAACCAGTTATTGGTCTGTATCAGCGAGGGCTTGCCTATCGTGAAGCTTATCGAGGAAACACTAGACATAACCGGAGAGTTAGAAAGCATCAGAAAAGCAGCAGTTGTGGTTTGGGATGGAGTTGAGTTGTACAAAAAATGGAATGAGACGGATTTGAAGAGCACGAGACTAAGAGGCGCAACGCACAAGGAAACACTGCAAAAGCTCGCTAACATTGCAGAAAAGACTGAGGAAATTTGTGACTAA